The Balaenoptera acutorostrata chromosome 2, mBalAcu1.1, whole genome shotgun sequence genomic sequence GCTGGGTCAGATGGCAATTCTATGCTTAACTTATTGGGGAGCCCTCACAGAGACTTCAGCCTTTAATGGAATGTTTGGGGCAGCTTAAAAATTCTGGGGAGTAATTTGACAAGCACTGATGTTACTGGTTGAATTTTGTCCCCTCAAAGAAAatcttgaagccctaaccctcagaaCCTCAAAATGTGACCGTATTTGGCAATAGGGTCACTGCAGATatgattagttaagatgaggtcatcttGGAGTGCGGCAgcctctaatccaatatgactgatgtccttataagaagataaAGATTTGGGCACAGACGCAGAGAGGAGACAgccatgtgacaacagaggcagacaCAAGCAAAGCACGCCTCCAAGGAAAGCCAAGGATGACCAGCCACCAACAGAAGCCAGGATGGGCAGGAAGGATGCCACCCAGGGTGTCAGAGGAGCTTGGTCTTGctgatttctagcctccagaactgtgagagagtaaatttctgttctttataagccAGCCAGTTGGTGATACTTTGTTACGGTTGTCCCAGGAGACTCGAAAAACGATACTGACACACACCCACCTCCAAGTGTGTGCTCCCTCGTCTCATCCCCTCCCTGGCTCCGTACCCTCATCCCAAATTTGGAGTTTACCATTCCTGGGCAGATCTTTACCTACTTTTAGCACAAAAGGATGTCTTCCCACAAGAGTACCattttgatggattttttttggttccttttctAAAGGTTCGAAAGTAGACGACTCTGTGGTTTCTAGTTTaatcacaaagttgtgcaaccaccagCACAacttaattccagaacattttcatcacccccaaaacaaACCCCCCTCCCGTTAGCCATCACTCCCCAtcctcacctcccccagccccaggcaaccacgaatctactttctgtctccatggatttgcctgttctggacacttCATCTAAACGGCATCACACGCTATGTGGCCTTTGTAATCTGGCATCTTTCAATGAGCAtcatgtttccaaggttcatctgTGCTATAGTGTGTATCCCATTTTGCACGTTTTTAAACTTTACATAAATTTTCTTACATCGTCCAAAGCCTGCAACTTGCCTGTTTTCATCAATGCTTGGTTTCTGAGATCCATCCAAGGCGAAAGACCTCTCTTTGGAGCTGCTATAGGGCATTCCACTGCTGTTTATTGAGCCAACCAACGTTCCTGTTGGTGATGCCTAGATGCTGTGTTCCCAGGGGATTCTGAGAGACGCCTCCTGGTGCCGAGAACCTCCTTCTTTATCTGTAACCCCGtgtgcccactgtgtgccaggataCAGCAGGGGATAAAAGAGACCAGAACTCCTGCCCTCCTGAAGCTGACATTCCAGTTGGAGAGACAGAGGAAAcacaagatgaataaataaactatcTGCTATGTCAGGTCATGCTCAGTGCTAGGGAGGaaaaaagccagaaagagagaTTGGGAGGTGGTGATAGGAGGTGACAGCTGAGCCAAGAGccgaaggaggtgagggagtgaaCCTTGGAGATCTGGGAGAAGATGTTCCAAGTGTAGGGGCACAGCCTGTGCAAAAGCCCTGGGGCAGGATTTTGTGCCTGGTGTGTTGAATGAACAGCAAGGAGGCCCGTgtgtctggagcagagtgagcaagggggagagagggaggaggggagggcagggaggggccggggcaggtcgtgcagggccttgtgggccaAGGGGAGGACTTGAGTTTTTACCCCAAGGGaggtgggagccctggagggctgtgggcagaggatGGACGCGGTGTGGCTCAGTTTATACCAGGGTAAGCGTCCTCCCCACCTCCTATGGTTGtcgcaaggattaaatgagtgcgCCCAGCAGAGAGCAAGCGCCCGGGCACCCGCGGCTGCCCCATCCTTATTTGTGATCCTTATTTTTCCCGCTCCCCGGAGAGCTCACAGCTGGCCCTGGCAAGGCCGGCACACCTGGggcccacccccccccgcccccctgccccccctccccggccccgcaCTCCGCGGTGTCGCCTTCCCGGGAGGCTCGGGTTCCCGGATCCCCTTACCCGGGCGGCTCGGCTGTCGCTCCTtgggccgggggaggggaggctgcaggAAGCGGCGGATCCGGCGGCTGTGGCCGTGGCCCCGGTGGCCGAGCTCCTCCTGCCATGGAGACCACAGCGGCCCGCGAGGCCCGGGGGGCCGAGGCCCCACGCCTGCCCGCGCCCCCGCCCTCGCCCGCCGAGCCCCCGGCTGCGTCCCCCACCCCGGCCGCGCCCCGAGCCCGCCCGCGCCTCGTCTTCCGCACGCAGCTGGCTCACGGCAGCCCCACGGGCAAGATCGAGGGCTTCACCAACGTCCGCGAGCTTTACGCCAAGATCGCCGAGGCCTTCGGGATCGCGCCCACCGAGGTGAGGCCCCCGGACCCCCAGCACCCGAGGCCCACCGGCTGACCGGGGGTATGGGTGGACCCTGGACGCCGGGACTGGGGCCCCAGAACGCCCATCTTCGGATGGAGGGGATCCCATCTCCGGATCTCAGAGACGCACCTCTCAGATCCTGGGGTGCCCATACCCGGTGGACCCCCTGCGCAAAACATGAGCACGTCTTAGGGTTAATGGATGCCTAGTTCGTCCAGGAAAACACTGGGCTGACCCAGCTAGGAGTGGACCCCAGCTCTCAGGGAAGCGCCTATGTTTTCTGGGCGCGGTTGCGGGGCTGTGTTTCCAGGCAGCCCCCTTTCAGGTGAGAAGTCAGAGGCCGCGGGGGGTCAGGGGCTGGGTTGTAGGAGCGCCTCGCAGCCCCGAGGGGGCGCCAGCAGATTTAGAACAGTCTTAAAAGATTGGGGGTGACAGGGCACCGAAGGGTTAAAAGGGGAAGtctggggggtgggagagggggcgACCTCCTGCCCGAAGTCTCCTTCTCACCCTGCTCCCCATTCTGGGGGTCCCAATCTCCTCGCCTCCCACCCCATTCTGAGAGGATCCCATACTCTGCCATTACACGTGACTGCGATCCTGGTAGGGGATGATTGGAGTCAGTTTCGTGCCTCTGTGCGCCTTGGTTTCCCTATCAGGCCCCTGAGCCCAACCCCCGGTTGTTCTGCGCAGACGGTGGGGGATGAGGTCTGTCGTTAATTTTGGGCTCCCCCTCCCCTCGGGACAGATCTTATTCTGCACCCTAAACAGCCACAAAGTGGACATGCAGAAACTCCTGGGCGGCCAGATAGGGTTGGAGGACTTTATCTTTGCCCACGTGCGCGGCGAGACCAAAGAGGTGGAGGTCACTAAGACCGAGGACGCCCTGGGACTGACCATCACTGACAACGGGGCTGGCTATGCCTTCATCAAGGTGCCCGTGGGGGCGGGTGGCTTCCCGGGTgcccctctctgcccctctctggTGTGAGCAGGACCTGAGAGGGGTCGCTGGGGTGGCCCTGTGAGTGACTCTGGGTCCCTGCAGAGGATCAAGGAAGGCAGCATCATCAACCGGATCGAGGCAGTGTGCGTGGGCGACAGCATTGAGGCCATCAACGACCACTCAATCGTTGGCTGCCGCCACTACGAGGTGGCCAAGATGCTCCGGGAGCTGCCCAAGTTGCAGCCTTTCACCCtgcgcctggttcagcccaagaGAGCCTTTGGTGAGGGCCACCTGGGGCCCAGGGGGcaggctggtgggggggggggcggggaagctCTTCCAGAAATTGGTCCTCTGGATGCACGGGGTGGCaaagggtgggggggatgggaCAGGATGGAAGGTTCTAGATGCCTCTGGTGACAGGACAGGGAGCTTCTGGCACTGTATGAGGAACAGGAGGGTCATTTCTAGATTGTTATAGAGTTGGTCTGGGCATGGGGGTCGGGGGAGGCTTGGGAAGATTGGGAAAGGATGAGGAGGTATCTGGATCTATTTCGTAGCTGGTCTGGGAGCTTTTAAAGTACTGCTATGAGGCTCTGGTGAGTTCTTGAGAGTGGCTCTCAAAGGGAGCTCTAGAATGGAGGTTTTCAAAGAGAAGTCTGTGACTGGTCCATGGATGACATAAGGAGGTCCCCGTCGAAGAAGGATTcttaacctcagcactattgacatttggggctggatgatTGTTGTGGGGTGGTCCTGGGCACTGTCAGGTTTGACCTAACAGGTGCCAGTGTCTCCCCCGAGTTGTAACAATCAAAAGTGTCTCTAGGTATTGTCAATGtcaccaggggtggggggcaaaaTCACACTCCCCACCCCGTGCCAA encodes the following:
- the GIPC3 gene encoding PDZ domain-containing protein GIPC3 isoform X3 — protein: METTAAREARGAEAPRLPAPPPSPAEPPAASPTPAAPRARPRLVFRTQLAHGSPTGKIEGFTNVRELYAKIAEAFGIAPTEILFCTLNSHKVDMQKLLGGQIGLEDFIFAHVRGETKEVEVTKTEDALGLTITDNGAGYAFIKRIKEGSIINRIEAVCVGDSIEAINDHSIVGCRHYEVAKMLRELPKLQPFTLRLVQPKRAFDMIGQRSRSSKCPMEAKVSSGRETLRLRPGGAATVEEVPSEFEEEASQRVDDLLESYMGIRDPELASTMVETSKKTVSVQEFARHLDSVLGEFAFPDEFVVEVWAAIGEAREACG